In Phocoena sinus isolate mPhoSin1 chromosome 10, mPhoSin1.pri, whole genome shotgun sequence, a single genomic region encodes these proteins:
- the CDK4 gene encoding cyclin-dependent kinase 4 isoform X1: MATPRYEPVAEIGVGAYGTVYKARDPHSGHFVALKSVRVPNGGGAGGGLPISTVREVALLRRLEAFEHPNVVRLMDVCATARTDRETKVTLVFEHVDQDLRTYLDKAPPPGLPVETIKDLMRQFLRGLDFLHANCIVHRDLKPENILVTSGGTVKLADFGLARIYSYQMALTPVVVTLWYRAPEVLLQSTYATPVDMWSVGCIFAEMFRRKPLFCGNSEADQLGKIFDLIGLPPEDDWPRDVSLPRGAFSPRGPRPVQSVVPEMEESGAQLLLEMLTFNPHKRISAFRALQHSYLHKAEGNPE, translated from the exons ATGGCTACCCCTCGATATGAGCCAGTGGCTGAGATTGGTGTTGGTGCCTATGGGACGGTGTATAAGGCCCGTGATCCCCACAGTGGCCACTTTGTGGCCCTCAAGAGCGTAAGAGTCCCCAATGGAGGAGGTGCTGGAGGGGGCCTGCCCATCAGCACAGTCCGTGAGGTGGCTTTACTGCGGCGGCTGGAGGCTTTTGAGCATCCCAATGTTGTGCG GCTGATGGACGTCTGTGCCACAGCCCGAACTGACCGGGAGACCAAAGTGACCCTGGTGTTTGAGCATGTGGACCAAGACCTAAGGACATATCTGGACAAGGCACCCCCGCCAGGCCTGCCAGTGGAGACCATCAAG GATCTGATGCGCCAGTTTCTAAGAGGCCTAGATTTCCTTCATGCCAACTGCATCGTTCATCGAGACTTGAAGCCAGAGAACATTCTGGTGACAAGTGGTGGGACAGTTAAGCTGGCCGACTTTGGCCTGGCCAGAATCTACAGCTACCAGATGGCACTTACCCCTGTG GTTGTTACACTCTGGTACCGTGCTCCAGAAGTTCTTTTGCAGTCTACATATGCAACACCTGTGGACATGTGGAGTGTTGGCTGTATCTTTGCAGAGATGTTTCGTCGAAA GCCTCTCTTCTGTGGAAACTCTGAAGCTGACCAGTTAGGCAAAATCTTTGA CCTGATCGGACTGCCCCCAGAGGATGACTGGCCCCGAGATGTGTCTCTACCCCGAGGAGCCTTTTCCCCCAGAGGGCCCCGCCCCGTGCAGTCGGTGGTACCTGAGATGGAAGAGTCTGGGGCACAGCTGCTGCTG GAGATGCTGACTTTTAACCCACACAAGCGGATCTCTGCCTTCCGAGCCCTGCAGCACTCCTATCTACATAAGGCAGAAGGTAACCCAGAGTGA
- the CDK4 gene encoding cyclin-dependent kinase 4 isoform X2, with product MDVCATARTDRETKVTLVFEHVDQDLRTYLDKAPPPGLPVETIKDLMRQFLRGLDFLHANCIVHRDLKPENILVTSGGTVKLADFGLARIYSYQMALTPVVVTLWYRAPEVLLQSTYATPVDMWSVGCIFAEMFRRKPLFCGNSEADQLGKIFDLIGLPPEDDWPRDVSLPRGAFSPRGPRPVQSVVPEMEESGAQLLLEMLTFNPHKRISAFRALQHSYLHKAEGNPE from the exons ATGGACGTCTGTGCCACAGCCCGAACTGACCGGGAGACCAAAGTGACCCTGGTGTTTGAGCATGTGGACCAAGACCTAAGGACATATCTGGACAAGGCACCCCCGCCAGGCCTGCCAGTGGAGACCATCAAG GATCTGATGCGCCAGTTTCTAAGAGGCCTAGATTTCCTTCATGCCAACTGCATCGTTCATCGAGACTTGAAGCCAGAGAACATTCTGGTGACAAGTGGTGGGACAGTTAAGCTGGCCGACTTTGGCCTGGCCAGAATCTACAGCTACCAGATGGCACTTACCCCTGTG GTTGTTACACTCTGGTACCGTGCTCCAGAAGTTCTTTTGCAGTCTACATATGCAACACCTGTGGACATGTGGAGTGTTGGCTGTATCTTTGCAGAGATGTTTCGTCGAAA GCCTCTCTTCTGTGGAAACTCTGAAGCTGACCAGTTAGGCAAAATCTTTGA CCTGATCGGACTGCCCCCAGAGGATGACTGGCCCCGAGATGTGTCTCTACCCCGAGGAGCCTTTTCCCCCAGAGGGCCCCGCCCCGTGCAGTCGGTGGTACCTGAGATGGAAGAGTCTGGGGCACAGCTGCTGCTG GAGATGCTGACTTTTAACCCACACAAGCGGATCTCTGCCTTCCGAGCCCTGCAGCACTCCTATCTACATAAGGCAGAAGGTAACCCAGAGTGA
- the AGAP2 gene encoding arf-GAP with GTPase, ANK repeat and PH domain-containing protein 2 isoform X1 — protein sequence MSRGAGALQRRTTTYLISLTLVKLESVPPPPPSPSAAAAGAPGTRGTETGDPGSPRGAEEPGKKRHERLFHRQDALWISTSSAGAGGAEPPALSPAPASPARPVSPAPGRRLSLWAAPPGPPLSGGLSPDPKPGGAPTSSRRPLLSSPSWGGPEPEGRAGGVVPGSSSPHPGTGSRRLKVAPPPPAPKPCKTVTTSGAKAGGGKGTGSRLSWPESEGKPRVKGSKSSTGTGASAAAAAAVTAAAGGGGAAATTAGGVGAGPGARGKLSPRKGKSKTLDNSDLHPGPPAGSPPPLTVPATLAPAAAATAASALPTGPAPPITLEPPAPGLKRGREGGRASTRDRKMLKFISGIFTKSTGGPPGSGPPPGPPVLSSGSGSRELLGAELRASPKAVVNSQEWTLSRSIPELRLGVLGDARSGKSSLIHRFLTGSYQVLEKTESEQHKKEMLVDGQTHLVLIREEAGAPDTKFSGWADAVIFVFSLEDENSFQAVSRLHGQLSSLRGEGRGGLALALVGTQDRISASSPRVVGDARARALCADMKRCSYYETCATYGLNVDRVFQEVAQKVVTLRKQQQLLAACKSLPSSPSHSAASTPVAGQASNGGHTSDYSSSLPSSPNVGHRELRAEAAAVAGLSTPGSLHRAAKRRTSLFANRRGSDSEKRSLDSRGETTGSGRAIPIKQSFLLKRSGNSLNKEWKKKYVTLSSNGFLLYHPSINDYIHSTHGKEMDLLRTTVKVPGKRPPRAISAFGPSASINGLVKDMSTVQMGEGPEATTPTPSPSPSPSSLQPPPDQTSKHLLKPDRNLARALSTDCTPSGDLSPLSREPPPSPMVKKQRRKKLTTPSKTEGSAGQAEEENFEFLIVSSTGQTWHFEAASFEERDAWVQAIESQILASLQCCESSKVKLRTDSQSEAVAIQAIRNAKGNSICVDCGAPNPTWASLNLGALICIECSGIHRNLGTHLSRVRSLDLDDWPRELTLVLTAIGNDMANRVWESDTRGRAKPTRDSSREERESWIRAKYEQLLFLAPLGTSEEPLGCQLWAAVQAQDVAAVLLLLAHARHGPLDTSPEDPQLRSPLHLAAELAHVVITQLLLWYGADVSARDAQGRTALFYARQAGSQLCADILLQHGCPGEGGSTATTPSAATTPSITATPSPRRRSSAASVGRADAPVALV from the exons ATGAGCCGGGGCGCGGGCGCGCTTCAGCGCCGGACAACGACCTACCTCATCTCGCTGACCCTGGTCAAGCTCGAGTCGGTGCCTCCGCCGCCGCCTTCTCCGTCTGCGGCCGCAGCTGGTGCCCCGGGGACCAGAGGTACCGAGACCGGGGATCCTGGTAGCCCCCGAGGCGCGGAGGAGCCGGGCAAGAAGCGGCACGAGCGTCTCTTCCACCGGCAGGATGCGCTGTGGATCAGCACGAGCAGCGCGGGCGCCGGGGGCGCCGAGCCCCCCGCCCTGTCCCCGGCTCCGGCCAGTCCGGCCCGCCCCGTCTCCCCGGCTCCCGGCCGCCGCCTCTCCCTCTGGGCCGCCCCTCCCGGGCCCCCACTCTCCGGGGGGTTGAGTCCCGACCCTAAGCCCGGGGGCGCCCCCACCTCCTCCCGGCGCCCCCTGCTCAGCAGCCCGAGCTGGGGGGGTCCGGAACCCGAAGGCCGGGCGGGCGGCGTCGTCCCGGGTTCTTCCTCCCCGCACCCCGGCACCGGCAGCCGGAGGCTCAAGGTGGCGCCTCCTCCGCCGGCTCCCAAGCCTTGCAAGACCGTGACCACCAGTGGCGCCAAAGCCGGCGGGGGCAAGGGCACCGGTAGCCGCCTGTCATGGCCCGAAAGCGAGGGCAAGCCCAGGGTCAAGGGGTCAAAGAGCAGCACCGGGACTGGAGCttctgccgctgctgctgctgctgtcaccGCCGCCGCCGGGGGAGGGGGAGCGGCAGCCACGACCGCAGGTGGGGTCGGGGCTGGGCCCGGAGCCCGCGGGAAGTTGTCCCCTCGGAAAGGCAAGAGTAAGACCTTGGACAACAGTGACTTGCACCCGGGACCGCCTGCTGGCTCTCCTCCTCCGCTAACCGTCCCAGCAACCCTGGCTCCAGCCGCTGCTGCCACCGCCGCCTCCGCGCTGCCCACTGGGCCTGCACCTCCAATCACTCTGGAGCCTCCAGCTCCGGGGCTGAAACGGGGCCGGGAGGGGGGCCGAGCATCCACTCGAGATCGCAAGATGCTCAAGTTTATCAGCGGCATCTTTACCAAGAGCACAGGGGGGCCTCCTGGCTCCGGACCTCCTCCAGGACCCCCGGTCCTGTCTTCTGGCAGCGGGTCTAGGGAGCTGCTGGGTGCAGAGCTCCGCGCTTCCCCTA AAGCTGTGGTCAATAGCCAGGAATGGACTTTGAGCCGCTCTATTCCTGAACTGCGCCTG ggtgtgctgggtGATGCCAGGAGTGGGAAGTCATCGCTCATCCACCGATTCCTGACCGGTTCATACCAGGTGCTGGAGAAGACAGAGA GTGAGCAGCACAAGAAAGAAATGTTAGTGGATGGACAGACACATCTGGTGTTGATCCGAGAGGAAGCTGGGGCACCTGATACCAAG TTCTCAGGCTGGGCAGATGCTGTGATCTTCGTCTTCAGCCTGGAGGATGAGAACAGTTTCCAGGCCGTGAGCCGTCTTCATGGGCAGCTGAGCTCCCTTCGGGGGGAGGGACGAGGAGGCCTGGCCCTGGCATTGGTGGGGACACAAG ACCGGATCAGTGCTTCCTCCCCTCGGGTTGTGGGCGATGCTCGTGCCAGGGCTCTGTGTGCCGATATGAAGCGCTGCAGCTACTATGAGACTTGTGCAACCTATGGGCTCAATGTGGACCGGGTCTTCCAAGAGG tgGCCCAGAAGGTGGTGACCTTGCGCAAACAGCAACAGCTTCTGGCTGCCTGCAAGTCCCTGCCCAGCTCCCCAAGCCACTCAGCTGCTTCCACTCCTGTAGCTGGGCAG GCTAGTAACGGCGGCCACACTAGCGATTActcttcttccctcccatcctcaccCAACGTTGGTCACCGGGAGCTCCGAGCTGAGGCAGCTGCCGTGGCTGGATTGAGCACCCCAGGGTCCCTGCACCGGGCAGCCAAGCGCAGGACCAGCCTTTTTGCG AATCGTCGGGGCAGTGACTCTGAGAAGCGGAGCTTGGACAGTCGGGGAGAGACGACGGGGAGTGGGCGAGCCATCCCCATCAAACAG AGCTTCCTACTAAAGCGAAGTGGCAACTCCTTGAACAAAGAATGGAAGAAGAAATATGTGACCCTGTCCAGTAATGGCTTCCTACTCTACCATCCCAGCATTAAT GATTACATCCACAGTACCCATGGCAAGGAGATGGACTTGCTACGAACAACAGTCAAAGTCCCCGGCAAGCGGCCGCCACGGGCCATCTCTGCTTTTGGCCCCTCAGCCAGCATCAATGGGCTGGTGAAGGACATGAGCACTGTCCAGATGGGGGAAGGCCCTG AAGCCACCACTCCTACCCCAAGCCCGAGCCCCAGCCCCAGTTCCCTGCAGCCACCACCAGACCAGACATCTAAGCACCTGCTGAAGCCAGACCGGAATTTGGCCCGAGCCCTCAGCACTG ACTGTACCCCATCTGGAGACCTGAGCCCCCTGAGTCGGGAACCCCCTCCTTCTCCCATGgtgaagaagcagaggaggaaaaagtTGACAACACCATCTAAAACTGAAGGCTCGGCTGGGCAGGCTGAAG agGAAAACTTCGAGTTCCTGATCGTGTCCAGCACTGGTCAGACGTGGCACTTTGAGGCAGCCAGTTTTGAGGAGCGGGACGCCTGGGTTCAGGCCATCGAAAGTCAGATTCTAGCCAGTCTGCAATGCTGTGAGAGCAGCAAGGTCAAG CTGCGCACAGATAGCCAAAGCGAAGCCGTGGCCATCCAGGCGATCCGGAACGCCAAGGGGAACTCTATCTGCGTGGACTGCGGGGCCCCCA ACCCCACGTGGGCCAGCCTGAACTTGGGCGCACTCATCTGCATCGAGTGTTCTGGCATTCACCGGAACCTGGGCACACACCTGTCCCGCGTTCGCTCGCTCGACTTGGACGACTGGCCGCGGGAGCTGACCCTGGTGCTGACAGCCATTGGCAACGACATGGCCAATCGCGTGTGGGAGAGTGACACGCGGGGCCGTGCCAAACCCACGCGGGACTCTTCGCG GGAGGAGCGTGAGTCATGGATTCGCGCCAAGTACGAGCAGCTGCTGTTCCTGGCGCCGCTGGGCACTTCCGAGGAGCCGCTGGGCTGCCAGCTGTGGGCCGCGGTGCAGGCCCAGGACGTGGCCGCCGTTCTCCTGCTTCTGGCCCATGCGCGACACGGGCCGCTCGACACCAGCCCAGAGGACCCGCAGCTTCGCTCCCCACTTCACCTGGCGGCCGAACTCGCCCACGTCGTCATCACGCAACTGCTGCTATGG TACGGCGCCGACGTGTCCGCCCGCGACGCGCAGGGCCGCACGGCGCTGTTCTACGCCCGTCAGGCTGGCAGCCAGCTGTGCGCCGACATCCTCCTCCAGCACGGCTGCCCGGGTGAGGGCGGCAGCACAGCCACCACCCCCAGCGCGGCCACCACCCCCAGCATTACCGCCACGCCCAGCCCCCGTCGCCGGAGCAGCGCCGCCAGCGTGGGCCGAGCCGACGCCCCCGTCGCGCTGGTATAG
- the AGAP2 gene encoding arf-GAP with GTPase, ANK repeat and PH domain-containing protein 2 isoform X2, translated as MNVQRQLAVAAVRAEVRRHEVTRQALSCLRKLAERVSDPELRDSIQTSVDRIREAVVNSQEWTLSRSIPELRLGVLGDARSGKSSLIHRFLTGSYQVLEKTESEQHKKEMLVDGQTHLVLIREEAGAPDTKFSGWADAVIFVFSLEDENSFQAVSRLHGQLSSLRGEGRGGLALALVGTQDRISASSPRVVGDARARALCADMKRCSYYETCATYGLNVDRVFQEVAQKVVTLRKQQQLLAACKSLPSSPSHSAASTPVAGQASNGGHTSDYSSSLPSSPNVGHRELRAEAAAVAGLSTPGSLHRAAKRRTSLFANRRGSDSEKRSLDSRGETTGSGRAIPIKQSFLLKRSGNSLNKEWKKKYVTLSSNGFLLYHPSINDYIHSTHGKEMDLLRTTVKVPGKRPPRAISAFGPSASINGLVKDMSTVQMGEGPEATTPTPSPSPSPSSLQPPPDQTSKHLLKPDRNLARALSTDCTPSGDLSPLSREPPPSPMVKKQRRKKLTTPSKTEGSAGQAEEENFEFLIVSSTGQTWHFEAASFEERDAWVQAIESQILASLQCCESSKVKLRTDSQSEAVAIQAIRNAKGNSICVDCGAPNPTWASLNLGALICIECSGIHRNLGTHLSRVRSLDLDDWPRELTLVLTAIGNDMANRVWESDTRGRAKPTRDSSREERESWIRAKYEQLLFLAPLGTSEEPLGCQLWAAVQAQDVAAVLLLLAHARHGPLDTSPEDPQLRSPLHLAAELAHVVITQLLLWYGADVSARDAQGRTALFYARQAGSQLCADILLQHGCPGEGGSTATTPSAATTPSITATPSPRRRSSAASVGRADAPVALV; from the exons ATGAATGTCCAGAGGCAGTTGGCTGTAGCTGCAGTGAGAGCAGAAGTCAGACGACATGAGGTGACCAGGCAGGCTCTAAGCTGCCTCAGGAAGCTGGCAGAGAGGGTGAGCGACCCTGAACTTCGGGACAGCATTCAGACCTCAGTGGACCGCATACGAG AAGCTGTGGTCAATAGCCAGGAATGGACTTTGAGCCGCTCTATTCCTGAACTGCGCCTG ggtgtgctgggtGATGCCAGGAGTGGGAAGTCATCGCTCATCCACCGATTCCTGACCGGTTCATACCAGGTGCTGGAGAAGACAGAGA GTGAGCAGCACAAGAAAGAAATGTTAGTGGATGGACAGACACATCTGGTGTTGATCCGAGAGGAAGCTGGGGCACCTGATACCAAG TTCTCAGGCTGGGCAGATGCTGTGATCTTCGTCTTCAGCCTGGAGGATGAGAACAGTTTCCAGGCCGTGAGCCGTCTTCATGGGCAGCTGAGCTCCCTTCGGGGGGAGGGACGAGGAGGCCTGGCCCTGGCATTGGTGGGGACACAAG ACCGGATCAGTGCTTCCTCCCCTCGGGTTGTGGGCGATGCTCGTGCCAGGGCTCTGTGTGCCGATATGAAGCGCTGCAGCTACTATGAGACTTGTGCAACCTATGGGCTCAATGTGGACCGGGTCTTCCAAGAGG tgGCCCAGAAGGTGGTGACCTTGCGCAAACAGCAACAGCTTCTGGCTGCCTGCAAGTCCCTGCCCAGCTCCCCAAGCCACTCAGCTGCTTCCACTCCTGTAGCTGGGCAG GCTAGTAACGGCGGCCACACTAGCGATTActcttcttccctcccatcctcaccCAACGTTGGTCACCGGGAGCTCCGAGCTGAGGCAGCTGCCGTGGCTGGATTGAGCACCCCAGGGTCCCTGCACCGGGCAGCCAAGCGCAGGACCAGCCTTTTTGCG AATCGTCGGGGCAGTGACTCTGAGAAGCGGAGCTTGGACAGTCGGGGAGAGACGACGGGGAGTGGGCGAGCCATCCCCATCAAACAG AGCTTCCTACTAAAGCGAAGTGGCAACTCCTTGAACAAAGAATGGAAGAAGAAATATGTGACCCTGTCCAGTAATGGCTTCCTACTCTACCATCCCAGCATTAAT GATTACATCCACAGTACCCATGGCAAGGAGATGGACTTGCTACGAACAACAGTCAAAGTCCCCGGCAAGCGGCCGCCACGGGCCATCTCTGCTTTTGGCCCCTCAGCCAGCATCAATGGGCTGGTGAAGGACATGAGCACTGTCCAGATGGGGGAAGGCCCTG AAGCCACCACTCCTACCCCAAGCCCGAGCCCCAGCCCCAGTTCCCTGCAGCCACCACCAGACCAGACATCTAAGCACCTGCTGAAGCCAGACCGGAATTTGGCCCGAGCCCTCAGCACTG ACTGTACCCCATCTGGAGACCTGAGCCCCCTGAGTCGGGAACCCCCTCCTTCTCCCATGgtgaagaagcagaggaggaaaaagtTGACAACACCATCTAAAACTGAAGGCTCGGCTGGGCAGGCTGAAG agGAAAACTTCGAGTTCCTGATCGTGTCCAGCACTGGTCAGACGTGGCACTTTGAGGCAGCCAGTTTTGAGGAGCGGGACGCCTGGGTTCAGGCCATCGAAAGTCAGATTCTAGCCAGTCTGCAATGCTGTGAGAGCAGCAAGGTCAAG CTGCGCACAGATAGCCAAAGCGAAGCCGTGGCCATCCAGGCGATCCGGAACGCCAAGGGGAACTCTATCTGCGTGGACTGCGGGGCCCCCA ACCCCACGTGGGCCAGCCTGAACTTGGGCGCACTCATCTGCATCGAGTGTTCTGGCATTCACCGGAACCTGGGCACACACCTGTCCCGCGTTCGCTCGCTCGACTTGGACGACTGGCCGCGGGAGCTGACCCTGGTGCTGACAGCCATTGGCAACGACATGGCCAATCGCGTGTGGGAGAGTGACACGCGGGGCCGTGCCAAACCCACGCGGGACTCTTCGCG GGAGGAGCGTGAGTCATGGATTCGCGCCAAGTACGAGCAGCTGCTGTTCCTGGCGCCGCTGGGCACTTCCGAGGAGCCGCTGGGCTGCCAGCTGTGGGCCGCGGTGCAGGCCCAGGACGTGGCCGCCGTTCTCCTGCTTCTGGCCCATGCGCGACACGGGCCGCTCGACACCAGCCCAGAGGACCCGCAGCTTCGCTCCCCACTTCACCTGGCGGCCGAACTCGCCCACGTCGTCATCACGCAACTGCTGCTATGG TACGGCGCCGACGTGTCCGCCCGCGACGCGCAGGGCCGCACGGCGCTGTTCTACGCCCGTCAGGCTGGCAGCCAGCTGTGCGCCGACATCCTCCTCCAGCACGGCTGCCCGGGTGAGGGCGGCAGCACAGCCACCACCCCCAGCGCGGCCACCACCCCCAGCATTACCGCCACGCCCAGCCCCCGTCGCCGGAGCAGCGCCGCCAGCGTGGGCCGAGCCGACGCCCCCGTCGCGCTGGTATAG
- the TSPAN31 gene encoding tetraspanin-31, translating into MVCGGFACSKNALCALNVVYMLVGLLLIGVAAWARGLGLVSSIHIIGGVIAVGVFLLLIAVAGLVGAVNHHQVLLFFYMIILGLVFIFQFGISCSCLAINLSKQTDVINASWWVMSNKTRDELERSFDCCGLFNLTTLDQQDYAFCTAICKSRSPTCQMCGEKFLKHSDEALKILGGVGLFFSFTEILGLWLAMRFRNQKDPRANPSAFL; encoded by the exons ATGGTTTGCGGAGGCTTTGCCTGCTCCAAGAATGCGCTGTGCGCGCTCAACGTAGTCTACATG CTGGTAGGCTTGTTGCTCATTGGAGTGGCTGCTTGGGCTAGGGGCCTGGGTCTGGTGTCCAGCATCCACATCATCGGAGGAGTCATCGCTGTGGGAGTCTTCCttcttctcatcgcggtggctggACTGGTGGGTGCTGTCAACCATCACCAAGTACTGCTGTTCTTT TACATGATCATCCTTGGTTTGGTTTTCATCTTCCAGTTTGGAATCTCTTGCTCATGTCTGGCTATTAACCTAAGCAAACAG ACAGATGTCATCAATGCTTCCTGGTGGGTCATGAGCAACAAGACCCGGGATGAACTGGAAAGAAGTTTTGATTGCTGTGGCCTGTTCAACCTCACAACCCTGGACCAACAAGATTATGCTTTCTGCACTGCA ATCTGCAAGAGCCGGAGCCCCACATGCCAGATGTGTGGAGAAAAGTTTCTTAAGCATTCCGATGAAGCCCTGAAAATCCTGGGGGGCGTTGGACTCTTCTTTAGCTTTACAGAG ATCCTTGGTTTGTGGCTAGCAATGAGATTTCGGAATCAGAAGGATCCTCGAGCCAACCCCAGTGCCTTTCTATGA